From Rutidosis leptorrhynchoides isolate AG116_Rl617_1_P2 chromosome 3, CSIRO_AGI_Rlap_v1, whole genome shotgun sequence, a single genomic window includes:
- the LOC139898446 gene encoding WD-40 repeat-containing protein MSI4-like — MREKKATLSVAVDDKYSRWKSVVPILYDWLANHNLVWPSLSCRWGPLLEQSKNKNRQRLYLSEQTDGSVPNTLVIANCDVVKPKVAAAEHISQFNEESRSPFVKKYKTIIHPGEVNRIRELPQNKNIIATHTDSPEVLIWDIEAQPNRYAVLGATESHPDLVLTGHADNAEFALAMCPTEPYVLSGGKDKFVVLWSIHDHISTLAGESTNPQGSTGSILKPADNASLGPRGIFQGHTDTVEDVQFCPTSTQEFCSVGDDSCLILWDARIGTNPIMKVEKAHNADVHCVDWSPHDENYILTGSADHSVCLFDRRNLTSDGVGCPVHKFVDHKAAVLCVQWCPDKSSVFGSSAEDGCVNIWDYEKVGKKIEHGTRSSNAAPGLFFKHCGHRDKVVDFHWNVYDPWTIVSVSDDVETTSGGGTLQIWRMSDLIYRPRDEVLGELEDFKAHVAGCGPKA; from the exons ATGCGTGAAAAAAAGGCTACACTTTCTGTTGCTGTTGATGACAAATATAGTCGCTGGAAATCAGTTGTTCCCATTCTGTATGATTGGCTTGCTAATCATAACCTCGTTTGGCCCTCTCTCTCTTGCCG GTGGGGGCCGCTTTTGGAACAATCGAAGAACAAGAATAGGCAGCGTTTGTATTTATCGGAACAG ACTGATGGAAGTGTTCCAAATACGCTAGTAATAGCAAATTGTGATGTGGTGAAGCCAAAAGTTGCTGCAGCGGAACACATATCTCAG TTCAACGAAGAATCCCGATCTCCATTTGTTAAGAAGTACAAAACTATTATCCATCCTGGTGAG GTGAACAGAATCAGAGAACTGCCACAAAACAAGAACATAATTGCTACACATACCGACTCTCCTGAG GTTCTCATTTGGGATATTGAAGCACAACCTAATCGTTATGCCGTTCTTGGAGCTACTGAATCTCATCCTGATTTG GTCCTTACAGGACATGCTGATAACGCAGAGTTTGCTCTTGCAATGTGCCCAACCGAACCATATGTACTTTCTGGAG GGAAGGATAAGTTTGTGGTTTTGTGGAGTATTCATGACCATATATCAACGTTAGCTGGAGAGTCAACCAACCCGCAAGGATCAACAGGGTCAATTCTTAAACCGGCCGATAATGCCTCTCTTGGGCCTCGTGGGATCTTTCAGGGGCATACGGATACAGTTGAAGATGTCCAGTTCTGCCCAACAAG TACGCAGGAATTCTGCAGCGTCGGAGATGATTCGTGTCTGATACTTTGGGATGCAAGAATTGGAACAAATCCCATAATGAAG GTTGAAAAAGCACATAATGCTGATGTTCACTGCGTTGATTGGAGTCCCCATGACGAGAACTATATTCTAACCGG GTCAGCGGATCACTCTGTTTGCTTGTTTGACCGGCGAAACTTAACTTCTGATGGAGTTGGTTGTCCTGTTCATAAATTTGTAGACCACAAAGCTGCTGTTCTGTGTGTCCAG TGGTGTCCTGACAAGTCTTCTGTGTTTGGGAGTTCAGCTGAGGATGGTTGCGTAAATATCTGGGATTATGAAAAG GTTGGCAAGAAGATAGAACATGGGACAAGATCTTCAAATGCTGCTCCTGGGTTGTTCTTTAAACATTGTGGACACAG GGACAAAGTGGTTGACTTCCATTGGAATGTTTATGATCCATGGACTATTGTGAGTGTATCAGATGATGTCGAAACTACCAGTGGCGGTGGCACCCTTCAg ATATGGCGAATGAGTGATTTGATATACAGACCCAGGGATGAAGTTTTAGGTGAGTTGGAAGACTTCAAGGCTCATGTTGCAGGATGCGGTCCAaaggcttaa